In Paenarthrobacter sp. GOM3, a single window of DNA contains:
- a CDS encoding MFS transporter: MAKLLADITPLKESPAFRRLWLGASVAAIGTQLTLVAVSLEVYRLTQESFYVGLLGIFALVPLVIAGLYGGSISDAYDRRKVAIIASLVLWATTAGLALQAWLEIGNIWILYALVAIQSGAQGINGPARSAIIPLLVRKDLLPAANALSMLTFGLSMTAGPLLAGVLVATIGFGWTYTIDVISFTFALWGLFRLPPLPPSKDAVRPGLRSVVEGFRFLGTRPNVRMTFIIDLIAMICAQPRALMPAIGAVMIGGGETTVGVLLASTAVGAFLAGLFSGPLGRVRKQGSAVVWSVVGWGASIAGFGLVVLLTGDSGRGGVTPWLLPAALCCALAGISDSISAVFRTTILQSATPDHLRGRLQGVFIVVVAGGPRVGDMLAGGVTQFLSEGGVLLLGGLLCIVLAWLASRIQPGFVAYDAKHPVP; this comes from the coding sequence GTGGCGAAACTACTGGCAGACATCACTCCGTTGAAGGAGAGTCCCGCTTTCCGACGACTCTGGCTGGGAGCTTCGGTGGCTGCCATTGGTACCCAACTGACGTTGGTGGCCGTCAGCCTGGAGGTTTACAGGCTGACCCAGGAAAGTTTCTACGTGGGCCTCCTGGGAATCTTCGCGCTGGTTCCCTTGGTCATTGCAGGGCTCTACGGCGGCTCTATTTCGGATGCCTACGATCGCCGCAAAGTGGCCATCATCGCTTCACTGGTCCTCTGGGCAACCACGGCGGGACTGGCGTTGCAGGCCTGGCTGGAGATTGGCAACATCTGGATCCTCTACGCCCTGGTGGCAATCCAAAGCGGAGCGCAGGGCATCAATGGTCCAGCCCGCAGCGCCATCATCCCGCTCCTTGTCAGGAAGGACCTGCTCCCCGCCGCCAACGCATTGAGCATGCTGACCTTCGGCCTGTCCATGACGGCCGGGCCGCTGTTGGCCGGTGTCCTCGTGGCGACCATCGGGTTTGGTTGGACCTACACCATTGATGTCATCAGTTTCACCTTTGCGCTGTGGGGACTCTTCCGGCTTCCGCCGCTGCCACCGTCCAAGGACGCGGTACGGCCGGGGCTGCGTTCAGTGGTGGAAGGCTTCCGCTTCCTGGGAACCCGGCCCAACGTCCGCATGACCTTTATCATCGACCTCATCGCCATGATCTGCGCCCAGCCCAGGGCGCTCATGCCTGCCATAGGCGCCGTCATGATCGGCGGAGGCGAAACAACGGTGGGCGTGCTGCTGGCGTCCACAGCCGTGGGGGCTTTCCTTGCAGGCCTTTTCTCCGGGCCCCTTGGCCGGGTGCGGAAACAGGGAAGCGCCGTGGTGTGGTCAGTGGTTGGGTGGGGAGCCTCGATTGCCGGATTCGGTCTGGTGGTGCTGCTGACCGGGGATTCGGGCCGCGGCGGCGTCACGCCATGGTTGCTGCCAGCGGCCCTGTGTTGCGCGCTCGCTGGGATCTCCGACTCCATCAGCGCAGTCTTCCGCACCACCATCCTTCAATCAGCTACCCCCGACCATCTGCGTGGACGGCTTCAGGGCGTGTTCATCGTGGTGGTCGCGGGCGGTCCACGGGTAGGCGACATGCTGGCCGGTGGGGTCACCCAGTTCCTCAGCGAAGGCGGTGTGCTGTTGCTCGGCGGCCTCCTGTGCATTGTCCTGGCGTGGCTGGCCTCGCGCATCCAGCCCGGCTTCGTGGCCTACGACGCCAAGCACCCCGTCCCTTAG
- the htpX gene encoding zinc metalloprotease HtpX, with amino-acid sequence MHRHNNGLKTAALFGVLWAVLLGLGAIIAAGTRSTTPIWIMALIGVGTTAYGYWNSDKIAIRSMAAYPVTEAQAPQLYQIVRELSVRANKPMPRIYLSPTMTPNAFATGRNPKNAAVCCTEGILHLLDARELRGVLGHELMHVYNRDILTSSVAAAVAGVITSVGQMLLIFGGGDRRNANPLATIAMALLAPFAASLIQMAISRTREYDADEDGAQLTGDPLALASALRKIESGVSQLPLPQDQKLVNASHLMIANPFRGGGMRRMFSTHPPMKERISRLEQMAGRPLS; translated from the coding sequence GTGCATAGACACAACAATGGACTCAAGACTGCAGCGCTTTTCGGTGTGCTGTGGGCGGTGTTGTTGGGGTTGGGCGCCATCATCGCAGCCGGGACCCGCAGCACCACGCCCATCTGGATCATGGCGTTGATCGGCGTGGGTACCACCGCTTACGGATATTGGAACAGCGACAAGATCGCCATCCGTTCCATGGCCGCGTACCCGGTCACCGAAGCGCAAGCACCGCAGCTTTACCAGATTGTTCGTGAGCTGTCCGTGCGCGCCAACAAGCCCATGCCGCGGATCTACCTTTCGCCCACCATGACACCCAACGCTTTTGCCACGGGCCGCAATCCCAAGAATGCCGCCGTCTGCTGCACCGAGGGAATCCTGCATTTGCTTGATGCCCGTGAACTCAGGGGCGTGTTGGGGCATGAACTGATGCACGTGTACAACCGCGACATCCTCACCTCGTCCGTCGCTGCGGCCGTGGCCGGTGTGATTACGTCCGTGGGTCAGATGCTGTTGATCTTCGGCGGCGGCGATCGGCGAAACGCCAATCCGCTGGCCACCATTGCCATGGCCCTGCTGGCACCGTTCGCGGCCTCACTGATCCAGATGGCTATCTCCCGGACGCGCGAGTACGACGCCGACGAGGACGGCGCCCAGCTGACAGGCGACCCGCTGGCACTCGCCTCGGCCCTGCGGAAGATCGAGTCCGGCGTGAGCCAACTGCCGCTGCCCCAGGACCAGAAGCTGGTCAATGCCTCGCACCTGATGATCGCCAACCCGTTCCGTGGTGGTGGCATGCGGCGGATGTTCTCCACGCATCCTCCGATGAAGGAACGGATCAGCAGGCTGGAGCAGATGGCCGGGCGGCCGCTCTCCTAG